The Phaeacidiphilus oryzae TH49 region CATCGACCGGTTCATGTCGGAGGCGCGCGCCCTCACCAACTTCGCCGGCAACGCGATCGCGACGGTCGTCGTCGGCCACTGGACCGGCGAGTTCGACCGGTCGCGCGCCCGCGAGGTCCTCTCCGGCGGCCTCCCGTTCGACGAGACGGCGCTCTCCGCCGACGAGGCGACCCCGGAGCCCGAACGCACGCCGGTGCCGGCGCAGGCCTGAGCCCGAAGAACGAACAAGGGGCGCGGGGAACCGCGCGGCCCGCGCGAAACAGCGGGCCGCGCGGTTCCCCGCGCCCCTGAAGGGCCCTGCCGCTACGCCTCCGGCGTCTTCGGCTTGGCGTCGACGCCGGCCTCCTTGCGCTGCGCGGCGGTGATCGGCGTCGGCGCGCCGGTCAGCGGGTCGCCGCCGTTGGAGGTCTTGGGAAAGGCGATGACGTCCCTGATCGTTTCGAATCCGCCGATCGAGGTGACCAGGCGGTCGAGGCCCAGGGCGATGCCGCCGTGCGGCGGCGGGCCGAAGTCGAAGGCGTTGAGGAGGAAGCCGAACTGGTCCTGCGCCTGCTCCTCGCTCAGCCCGATCGCGTCGAAGGCCCGCTTCTGGACGTCCCGCTGGTGGATACGGATCGAGCCGCCGCCGATCTCCGAACCGTTGATGACCAGGTCGTAGGCGTTGGAGAGGGCCGAGCCCGGGTCGGTGTCGAAGGTGTCGAGGGACTCCGCCTTCGGAGCGGTGAACGGGTGGTGCATCGCGTGCCACCCGTTGAAGTTCCCCTTGTCGTCCTCCAGCGGCTCGAACATCGGGAAGTCGACGACCCAGAGGATGCCCCACTGGGACTCGTCGATCAGCCCGCAACGGGCGGCGATCTCCAGCCGGGCCGCGCCCAGCAGCTCCTGGGACGGGGTCTTCTTGCCGGCCGCGAAGAAGATCGCGTCGCCCGGCTCTGCGCCGGTCGCCTGGGCGAGGCCCTTGAGGTGCTCCTCGGAGAGGTTCTTGGCCACCGGGCCGCGCAGCTCCCCGCTCTCCGCGTCGATCAGCACGTAGGCGAGCCCGCGCGCGCCGCGCGCCTTCGCCCAGTCCTGCCAGGCGTCCAGCTGCTTGCGCGGCTGGGAGGCTCCGCCCGGCATCACCACGGCGCCCACGTACGGCGCCTGGAAGACCCGGAACTCGGTGCCGGAGAAGTACTCGGTGAGCTCGGTCAGCTCGTTGCCGAAGCGGATGTCCGGCTTGTCGGAGCCGTAGCGGTCCATCGCCTCGGCGTAGGTCAGGCGCGGCAGCGGCAGCTGGACCTGGTGGTCGAGGAGCTCGCCCCAGAGCCGGGCGACCAACTTCTCGCCCAGCGCCAGGATGTCCTCCTGGTCCACGAACGAGGCCTCGACGTCGAGCTGGGTGAACTCCGGCTGCCGGTCGGCGCGGAAGTCCTCGTCCCGGAAGCAGCGGGCGATCTGGTAGTACTTCTCCATCCCGGCCACCATCAGCAGCTGCTTGAAGAGCTGCGGCGACTGCGGAAGGGCGTACCAGGTGCCGGGCTGCAGACGGACCGGGACCAGGAAGTCGCGGGCGCCCTCGGGGGTGGAGCGGGTCAGGTAGGGGGTCTCGATGTCGAGGTAGCCCTCCTCCTCCATGACCGTGCGGATCACGTGCGAGACGCGGGAGCGCAGCCGCAGCGCCTTGGCCGGGCCCTCCCGGCGCAGGTCCAGGTACCGGTACTTGAGCCGGACCTCCTCGTTGACCGTGCCCGGCTCGTACTCCGCGACCTGGAACGGCAGCGGGGCGGCCTCGGAGAGGACGGTCAGCTCGTCGACCACGACCTCGACGGCGCCGGTCGGGATCTCCGGGTTCTCGTTGCCCTCGGGGCGGACCCGCACGTCGCCGGTGACCTTGACGCAGTACTCGGCGCGCAGGCCGTGCACGGAGTCGAGGTCGCGGACGACGATCTGCACGGTGCCGGAGGCGTCCCGCAGATCGATGAACGCCACACCGCCGTGGTCGCGGCGGCGGGCGACCCAGCCGGCCAGGGTGACGGTGCTGCCGGCGTGCTGCTCGCGCAGCGTGCCCGCGTCGTGCGTGCGGATCACTTGAGCTTCTCCTTCAGGGTGGTGACGAGAGCGTCCAGGGCGACCGGGGTCTGGTCACCGGATTGGAGGTCCTTCAACTGTGCGACGCCGTCGACGAGATCGCGGTCGCCGACGACCACCGCGTACCGGGCCCCCGAGCGGTCGGCCGCCTTCATGGCGCCCTTCACCCCGCGCCCGCCGAACGACAGGTCGGCGCTCAGCCCCTCCCGCCGCAGTGCGGTGACGGCCTCGAAGAGGACGCCTCGGGCCTGCTCGCCCATCGGCACGGCGTAGACGTCGACCCGGGCCGGGGCGGAGAGTTCCACGCCCTCGGCCTTGAGCGCGAGCACCGTGCGGTCCACGCCGAGCGCCCAGCCGACGGACGGCAGGGCCGGTCCGCCGATCATCTCGGAGAGGCCGTCGTACCGGCCGCCGCCGCCGACCGCGGACTGGGCGCCCAGGCCGTCGTAGACGAACTCGAAGGTGGTGCGGGTGTAGTAGTCCAGGCCGCGGACCAGCTTGGGGTCGTCGGTGAACTCCACGCCGGCCGCCGTGAGGAGGGTGCGCACCTGCTCGTGGTAGGCCTTGCAGTCCTCGCAGAGGTAGTCGGCCAGCATCGGCGCGCCGGTCAGCTGGGCCTGCACGGCCTCGCGCTTGTCGTCGAGCACCCGCAGCGGGTTGATGTCGATCCGGCGCCGGGTGTCCTCGTCCAGGTCCAGGCCGCGCAGGAACTCCTGGAGTGCGGTCCGGTAGACCGGGCGGCAGGTGCGGTCGCCGAGGGAGTTGAGCAGCACCCGGAAGTCGTTCAGGCCGAGCGAGCGGTAGGCGTCCGCGGCCAGGGTGATCAGCTCGGCGTCGAGCGCCGGGTCCTCGGCGCCGACCGCCTCCGCGCCGACCTGCCAGAACTGGCGGTAGCGGCCGGCCTGGGGGCGTTCGTAGCGGTACTGGGAGCCGCTGTACCAGACCTTGACCGGCAGGCTGCCCTGGCGGTGGAGGTTGGACTGGAGCACGGCCCGCAGCACCGAGGCGGTGGACTCGGGGCGGAGCGCCAGCTCGTCGCCGCCCTTGGTGGTGAGGGTGTACATCTCCTTGGAGACGATGTCGGTGGACTCGCCGACGCCCCGGGCGAAGAGCCGGACGTCCTCGAAGACCGGCGGCTCGATGTAGCCGTACCCGGCCCGGCGCAGCGGCGCGGCCAGCGCCTCGCGCACCGCGAGCACCGTCTCGGACTCCGGCGGGATCAGGTCGTAGGTGCCCTTCGGGGCGGTGAAGCTGTTGCTGCTCACGGGAGTTGGTCGCCTTCTGCTGCTGTGCTGGGCGTGCTGCTGGGGTACCTCACAGGCCGCGGCGCCGCCCACCGGCGGTGTCCGCGCCGGTGGTATCCGCGCCGGCGCCCGCGACCTGGAGGAGGTACGGGTTGCTGGCGCGCTCGCGGCCGATGGTGGTCTGCGGTCCGTGCCCGGAGAGGACCACGGTCTCGTCCTGGAGGGGCAGGCACACGCGGGCCAGCGAGTCCAGGAGGGCGCTGTGGTCGCCACCGGGCAGGTCGGTGCGTCCGACGGAGCCGGCGAAGAGGAGGTCGCCCGAGAAGAACACCGGGGGCACGTCCCCCGCGGCGGGCGTCCGGAACGTCACCGACCCCTTGGTATGGCCGGGCGCGTGGTCCACGGTCATCCGCAGTCCGGCCAGGGCCAGCTCGGCGCCGTCCTCCAGCAGCCGCAGGTCGTCCGGCTCCCCCACGGTGATCTCGCCCATCAGCTGCTGCCCGATGGCGCGGCCGAGGCCCTTTCCGGGATCGCTCAGCATGTACCGGTCGTCCGGGTGGATCCACGCCGGGACGCCGTGCGCTCCGGCGACCGGGACCACCGAGGCGGTGTGATCGATGTGGCCGTGGGTCAGGACGACCGCCACCGGCTTGAGGCGGTGCTCCCGCAGGGCCTCCTCGACTCCGGCGGCGGCCTGGTGGCCGGGGTCGACGATCACGCACTCCTCCCCGGCGGCCGGGGCGACCAGATAGCAGTTGGTGCCCCAGGCTCCGGCGGGGAACCCGGCGATGAACACGTGACTCCTCGGCTGTCTGATCGGGTGCTGGAGACGGTGAATCCACCGGGAAGCCTACCGGCGGCGCACAGGCGTAAGCGAACCGGTTGGCGCGTCAGCGCCCCCGGAGTCCCCGAAAGCACAGCGTTCGCCCTTACACTCTCGCGCAAAACCGTGATTCGGAATCCTGATCGACAGGGAGTAGGTCCGTGGCCAGCACCGAGAAGCGGCGGCGCGAACTCGCCCGCGCCAAGTATCTGCGCCAGCAGCAGCGCCGGGCGGAAGCCCGCCGCCGCGCCAAGCGCCGCACCGCGGTGATCTCCGGTGTGGCCGCGGTCGTGGTGATCGCCGGGGTCGGCGTATGGGCCGGGGTCAGCGGCGGCAGCAGCTCCTCCGCCTCGGCGGACACCGCCGGCGCCTCGGCGTCCGCCTCCGCCTCCGCCTCGCCGACCAGCGCGCATGTGGCGGGTTGCGGCACCCCGGCCGCCGGCAAGCCCAGCGGCAAGCAGTGGAAGGCCGAGCCGGCGATGTCCGTCGACACCTCGGCGAACTACACCGCCACGCTGAACACCAACTGCGGCGCCATCACCCTCAAGCTGGACGCGGCCAAGGCCCCGCACACCGTCAACTCCTTCGTCTTCCTCACCAAGCAGCACTTCTTCGACCACGTGAAGTGCCACCGGATGACCACCACCGGCATCTACGTGCTGCAGTGCGGCGACCCGACCGGCACCGGCACCGGCGGCCCGGGCTACAAGTTCAAGGACGAGAACCTCACCGCCTTCGGCAAGGCCGGCTCCTCCGGCTCGGTGACCTACCCGGCCGGCACCGTGGCGATGGCCAACTCCGGCGCCGACACCAACGGCAGCCAGTTCTTCCTGGTCTACAAGGACAGCCCGCTGCCGCCCAGCTACACCCCCTTCGGGACGATCACCGGCGGCCTGGACACCATCAAGAAGGTGGCCGCGGCCGGCACCAACAACGCCAACGGCTCGGGCGACGGCTCCCCCCTCCAGCAGGTGGTGATGAACTCGGTTACCACGGTGAAGAGCTGACGCCTCGTCAGTCGATCGCCGGGCGCGCCCCGACCCCGCTCCCGGGCGGTTGCGAAGGGGGCGCGCCGTGGAATTCAGCCGCCGCGGATACGGACAGCACCGGCCGCAGTCGCCTATGTTTGGCGTCGTGTAGGTTTCCATCCCCGGCCGCCGCAGGCCGGACGGCGGGGCGGCGTGGAGCCGGCCGGCCGCGAAGTCAAACGTGGACGGTGTCCAGGGCTCGCCGGTGCGGGCCCTCGGCGCCATGTGGAGGAGGCGCGCTGTGACCAGCGACCCGTGGGGCCGTGTCGACGACGAGGGGACCGTCTACGTCCGGACGGCCGAGGGCGAACGCGTCGTCGGCTCCTGGCAGGCGGGCTCTCCGGAGGAGGCGCTCACCTACTTCAAGCGCAAGTACGAGGGACTCGCCGTCGAGATCGACCTCCTCGACCGGCGGGTGCGCACCACCGACCTGGCCCCCAAGGACGCCCTCACCGCCATCGAGCACATCCGCGGACAGGTCGACGAGGGCCACGCCGTCGGCGACCTGGCCGCCCTGGCCAAGCGCCTGGACGCGCTGGTCGCCGAGGTCGAGCAGCGGCGGGAGCAGCGCAAGGCCGCCCGGGCGAAGGCCCAGGAGGAGGCCCGCGGCGCCAAGCACGAACTCGTCGAAGAGGCCGAGCGGCTGGCCGAGTCCACCCAGTGGCGGGAGGCCGGCGACCGGCTCCGCGCGCTGGTGGACGTCTGGAAGTCGCTGCCCCGGCTCGACCGGAAGACCGACGACGAGCTGTGGCACCGCTTCTCGCACGCCCGCTCGGCGTTCTCCAAGCGCCGCAAGGCGCACTTCGCCGGCCTCGACCAGCAGCGCGAGGAGGCCCGGCTCCGCAAGCTCAAGCTGGTCGAGGAGTCCGAGGCGCTCGCCGACTCCACCGACTGGGGCCCGACCGCCACCCGCTACCGGGAGCTGATGGCCGACTGGAAGGCCGCCGGCCGCGCGCAGCGCGAGGTCGAGGACGAGCTGTGGGCGCGGTTCCGCGGCGCGCAGGACGTCTTCTTCCAGGCGCGCTCGGCGGTCTTCGCCGAGCGGGACGCGGAGCAGCGGGAGAACCAGAAGGCCAAGGAGGAGCTCCTGGTCGAGGCCGAGGCGCTGCTGCCGATCCAGGACCTGAAGACGGCGAAGGCCGGCTACCGGGAGATCGGCGAGCGCTGGGAGGCCATCGGCCACGTCCCGCGGGACGCGCGGCCGAAGCTGGAGAGCCGGCTGCACGCGGTGGAGCGGGCGATCCGGGAGGCGGAGGAGGCCGAGTGGCAGCGGACCAACCCCGAGGCGCGGGCCCGCGCCGAGGGGATGACCGGTCTGCTGGTGGCGGCCGTCGAGAAGCTGGAGTCCCAGATCTCCGCGGCACGCGAGCGCGGCGACGACCGTCGCGTGGCGAAGCTGGAATCCGAGCTGGCGGGCCGCCAGGAGCTTCTTGCGCAGGCGCGCAAGGGGCTGGAGGAGTTCGGCGGCTAGTCGGCCCGAAGGGCCGCATGAGGGGCGCGGGGAACTGCGCGGCCCGCCGCGAACGGCGCCGCACTCGACGACGGAGTCTGGGTTGCAACCCAGTGGTCGTTGCCGGGTGCGGCGCCGTTTCGCGCGGGCCGCGCAGTTCCCCGCGCCCCTGAGTTGCTGCGCAACTCTCGGAGCGCGGAGCGCCCTAGCGCTGCCTTGCCGAGGTGACTCGGTAGACGTCGTAGACGCCCTCGACGCCGCGGACCGCCTTCAGGACGTGCCCCAGGTGCTTGGGGTCGCCCATCTCGAAGGTGAAGCGGGACATCGCGACCCGGTCGCGGGACGTCTGGACCGCCGCCGACAGGATGTTGACGTGCTGGTCCGAGAGCACCCGCGTGACGTCGGACAGCAGGCGCGACCGGTCCAGCGCCTCCACCTGGATCGCCACCAGGAAGACCGACGACTGCGTCGGCGCCCACTCGACGTCGATCATGCGTTCCGGCTGCTGCCGCAGGGAGTCGACGTTGACGCAGTCCTCGCGGTGCACCGAGACCCCGTTGCCGCGCGTCACGAAGCCCACGATCGGGTCGCCGGGGACCGGCGTGCAGCAGCGCGACAGCTTGACCCAGACGTCGTCGACGCCCTTGACCACCACGCCCGGGTCGCCCTTGGGCCGCTCGCGCCGCCCCCGCTGCGGGGACGGGGTGGTGATCTCGGCGATGTCCTCGGTCGCGCCCTCCTCGCCGCCGAGCGCCTGCACCAGCTTCTCGACGATGGTCTGCGCGGAGACGTGGTTCTCGCCGATGGCCGCGTAGAGCGAGGAGATGTCCGGGTAGCGCATCTCGTGCGCCAGGGTGACCAGCGAGTCGCCGGTCAGTATCCGCTGGATCGGCAGGCCCTGCTTGCGCATCGCCCGCGCGATGGCCTCCTTGCCCTGCTCGATCGCCTCCTCGCGGCGCTCCTTGGAGAACCAGGCGCGGATCTTGTTCCGCGCCCGCGGCGACTTGACGAAGCCCAGCCAGTCGCGGGACGGCCCGGCGTTCGGCGCCTTGGAGGTGAAGACCTCCACCAGGTCGCCGTTGTCGAGGGTCGACTCCAGCGGGACGAGGCGCCCGTTGACCCGGGCTCCTATCGTCCGGTGCCCGACCTCGGTGTGGACGGCGTAGGCGAAGTCCACCGGGGTGGCCCCCGCCGGAAGCGCTATCACGTCGCCCTTCGGCGTGAAGACGAAGACCTCGTTGTTGGAGAGGTCGAAGCGGAGCGACTCGAGGAACTCGCCCGGGTCCTCGGTCTCCTTCTGCCAGTCCAGCAGCTGCCGCAGCCAGGCCATCTCGTTGACGGTCTCGGACTTGGCGCCCTTGCCGGTCGGGGTGTCGGTGCGCACCTTGGAGGCGCCGGCCACCGCCTGCTGCTTGTACTTCCAGTGCGCGGCGATGCCGTACTCGGCCCGCCGGTGCATGTCGAAGGTACGGATCTGCAGTTCGACGGGCTTTCCGCCGGGCCCGATGACCGTCGTGTGCAGCGACTGGTACATGTTGAACTTGGGCATGGCGATGTAGTCCTTGAACCGCCCGGGCACGGGGTTCCATCGCGCGTGGATGGTGCCCAGCGCCGCGTAGCAGTCGCGGACGGAGTCGACCAGGACCCGGATGCCCACCAGATCGTAGATCTCGGCGAAGTCCCGGCCCCGCACGATCATCTTCTGGTAGACGGAGTAGTAGTGCTTCGGGCGGCCGGTGACGGTGGCCTTGATCCGGGCCCCGCGCAGGTCCTGCTGCACCTGGTCGGTGACGACGGCCAGGTACTCGTCCCGCTTGGGGGCGCGCTCGGCGACCAGGCGGACGATCTCGTCGTACATCTTGGGGTAGAGGATGGCGAAGGCCAGGTCCTCCAGCTCCCACTTGATGGTGTTCATCCCCAGCCGGTGCGCCAGCGGGGCGTAGATCTCCAGGGTCTCGCGGGCCTTCTTCTCCTGCTTCTCCCGCTTGAGGTAGCGCATGGTGCGCATGTTGTGCAGCCGGTCGGCCAGCTTGATGACCAGCACCCGGGGGTCCTTGGCCATCGCGATGACCATCTTGCGGACCGTCTCGGCCTGCGCGGCCTCGCCGAACTTGACCTTGTCCAGCTTGGTGACGCCGTCCACCAGCATCGCCACGGTGTCGCCGAAGTCCGAGCGCAGCGTGTCGAGCTGGTAGTCGGTGTCCTCGACGGTGTCGTGCAGCAGCCCGGCCTTGAGGGTGGGCTCGTCCATGCCCAGCTCGGCCAGGATGGTGGTGACCGCCAGCGGGTGGGTGATGTACGGGTCGCCGCTCTTCCGCTTCTGGCTGCGGTGCCAGTGGTCGGCCACCCGGTAGGCGCGCTCCAGGTCGCGGAGGTCGGCCTTGGGGTCGTTGCCCCGGACGATCCGGAAGAGCGGTTCGAGCACCGGGTTGAACGTGCTGGTGCGCTGCCCGCCCAGGCGGGCGAGGCGGGCGCGGACGCGGCTGGACTGGGGAGCCTGACGAGGCTGCGTGGCGGGAAGCGCTCCGTTGACCCGGGCACCGCCGTTGCCGCGCACAGCGGGCCGCGCCTCCGGCCCGTCCGCGGCCGGGGCGACGGCGGGGGGCTGGGGCGCGGGGCGCGCTCGGCCGGCGCCGTGCTGTGCGCGGTGGTCTCCCCGGCCGAAGGCTGGGGGCTGGCCTCGTCTGGCAAGGGCACTCCTCGGTGCGAACGGAACTTCCATGGTAGCGAGAGAGGTGGGCGCCGGTGTTCCGGCCACCCACCCCTCACAGCGTCCGCATGGCGAACATGATTCCCAGCCGCCGCCCCTCTCCAGGGGCTCCGGCCCCGGGATCAGGCGCTCAGACCTCCAGCAGCGTCTCCAGCGGGGCGCCCCGCAGGTCGTCCGAGATGCGGGACCGGCCGCCGAGGAAGCCCAGCTCCATAAGGACCACGACGCCGGCCACCTCGACCCCGCGGCACTTGCGCACCAGGTTGAGGGCGGCCCCGACGGTCCCGCCGGTGGCCAGCACGTCGTCGACGATCAGCACCCGGTCACCCGGGGTGAACGCCTCCTGCTGGACCTCCAGCACCGCCTCGCCGTACTCCAGGGCGTACGACTCGCCGTAGACCGGGCCGGGCAGCTTGCCGGCCTTGCGGACCGGGACGAAGCCGGCCCCGGCGGCGTAGGCGGCCGGAGCCGCCAGGATGAACCCTCGTGCCTCCAGACCGACCACCTTGGTCGCCCCCCAGGCCTGGGCGCGGCCCGCGAGCTCCTGGACGAGCGCGGAGAACGCGTTCGCGTCGTCCAGCAGCGGGGTGATGTCCTTGAACATCACGCCCGGCTTGGGGTAGTCCGGGACGTCCCGGATCTTCGCCGCGAGGAGGCTCGCGGTCTCGGCGGTGGTCACGGTGGTTCTCGGCTCTCTTCTCGGCGGACCCGGTCAGTGCCGCTTGCGGCTGGCCCGGTTGCGGTGGACGGGCTGCCGGCGCGGTCCTGCCACCGCCGGCACGGCGTCCTCGGGAGCACCGGCGACGCCGGACCCCTCCGGAACGGTACCCTCCCCGCGCTCGGCCGCCTCGGCGGCCTTCCTCGCGTCGGAGGCCCGGCGGGCGCGGACCCGCTTGGCGAGCGCCTTGAACTCCGGCTGGCGCTCCTTGAGGTCGGCCAGCAGCGGCGTCGCGATGAAGATCGACGAGTAGGTGCCGGCCAGGATGCCGACGAACAGCGCCAGCGCCAGGTCGTTCAGGTCGCTCGCGCCGAGCATGGCCTCGCCGACGAAGAGCATCGCGGCGATCGGCAGCAGGGCCACCAGCGAGGTGTTGATCGACCGGGCCAGGGTCTGGTTGACCGCCAGGTTGGCCGCCTCGCTGTAGGTGATCTTGTTGCCGCTCTCGATCTTCCGGGTGTTCTCCTTGACCTTGTCGAAGACCACGACGGTGTCGTAGAGCGAGTAGCCGAGGATGGTCAGCAGACCGGTGACGGTCGCCGGCGTGACCTGGAAGCCGACCAGGGCGTACACCCCGACCGTGATGACGATGTCGTGGAGCAGCGCGACCAGCGCCGCCACCGCCATCCGCCATTCGAAGGCGATGGCCATGTAGGCCACCACCAGCACCAGGAAGATGATCAGGCCCTCGACGGCCTTGTGGGTGATCTGCGAGCCCCAGCTCGGGCCGACCACCTGGGTGGCCACCGAGCTGACCGGCACGTTGAGGTCCGTGGCCAGCGCGTCCTGCACCTGGTGGGCCTTGGCCGAGTCCAGGCTGCCGACCTGGATCCGCAGGTCGCCGTTGCTCTGGGTCTGGACGATCGGGTCGCCGCCGGAGACCTTGGCCACGTCCGAGCGGACCTGCTCGGTCGAGATCGTGTGCGCGGGCTTCACGGTGAAGACCGCCCCGCCCTTGAACTCGATGCCGTAGTTGAGGCCGCGGAAGAGGAGACCGCAGCCCGCGAGCACGATGATCAGGACGGAGATCCCGTACCAGACCTTCTGCCGGCCGACGAAGTCGAAGGAGACTTCCCCGCGGTGCAGCCGGGCACCGAAATGGCCGAGCCTGGACATCAGGCCTCCTTGGCTTCGGTCGAGGTGGAACCCGCCGAGCCGCGGCCGGAGAGGCGGCGGCCGAGGGGCGAACGGGTCTTCTTTGCGCCCAGCCGCTGCGGGTCCACTCCGGACCACGGGTGGCCGCTGGTGAAGAACTTCCGCCGGGACGCCAGGGTGACCACCGGCTTGGTGAAGAGGAACACCACCATGACGTCGATGACCGTGGTCAGCCCGAGGGTGAAGGCGAAGCCCTTCACGTCGCCCACCGTGACCAGGTAGATCACCACGGCGGCGAGGAGGGTGACGAAGTCGGAGACCAGGATGGTGCGCCGGGCCCTGGTCCAGCCGTGCTGGACGGCCGGGCGGAGGCTTCTGCCCTCGCGCAGCTCGTCGCGGAGCCGCTCGAAGAAGACCACGAAGGAGTCCGCCGTGATACCGATCGCGATGATCGCACCGGCGATGCCCGGCAGGCTGAGGGTGAAGCCCATCAGCGGGCCGAGGAGCACCATCGCCTCGTAGTTGAGGACCGCGGTGAGCGCCAGGGAGCCGATCGCGATGACGCCCAGCATCCGGTAGTAGAGCAGCAGGTAGATCATCACCAGCACCAGGCCGACGCCGCCGGCGACCAGGCCCACCGTCAGCTGGTCGCCGCCGAGGCTGGCGGAGACGGTGTTCACCGAGGACTGCTGGAAGTCCAGCGGCAGCGCGCCGAAGCTCAGCACGTTGGCCAGGTTCTGCGCGTCCTGCTGGGTGAAGTTGCCGGTGATCTGCGCCTGCCCGCCGGTGATCGCCGAGGAGACGTACGGCGAGGAGACCACCTGTCCGTCCATCACGATGGCGAACTGGTTCTGCGGGGTCTGCTGGGTGGCCAGCTTGGCGGTGGTGTCCGAGAACTGCTTGGAGCCCTTGGACTTGAGGTTCAGGTTGACCTGCCAGCCGGTGCCGGTCGAGGTGTTGAGGGTGGCCGAGGCGCCGGAGATCTGGTCGCCGTTCACCGCGACCGGGCCGAGCGCGTACTTGTACCAGACACCGCTCTGGGCGTCCTGGGAGCAGGCGACGGCGTCGGCGGTGGTGGAGGTCTGGTAGTCGATCCGCGACTTGGGGTTGGAGCAGTCCAGCGCGGTGAACGCCTTGTCCAGGCCGTCCGGGACGGTGCCGGCCACGGAGGAGGTGGCCGGGGCGGAGGCGGCGGCCGCGGGCGGGCTCGACGCGGCGGCCTTGGCCGAGGATCCGGCGGTCGGCGTCGCGGCGGCCTTCTCCAGGCCGGAGCTGACCGCCTTCCCCTGCGGGCTGGCGGAGGCCTTCGCCGAGGGGCTGCCGGAGGGGTGGGCCTTGGCCGAGCTGGAGGCGCTCGGGCTGGAACCGGAGCTCGCGGCGCCGCTGGCGGCCTCGGCGAGCACCGGGCGGAAGTACAGCTTCGCCGTCTTGCCGACCTCGTCGGCGGCGCTCTGGTTGTTCTCACCCTTGGGGATGGACACCACGATGGTGTCGCTGCCCTGGGTCTGCACCGTCGCCTCGGACACACCGAAGGCGTTGACCCGCTCGTTGATGATGTTCGTGGCGATCGCCATATTGCTGGCGTTGACCGCCTTCGGGTCCTTCGACGTGGCGGTCAGCGTGACGCTGGTACCGCCCG contains the following coding sequences:
- a CDS encoding adenine phosphoribosyltransferase, producing the protein MTTAETASLLAAKIRDVPDYPKPGVMFKDITPLLDDANAFSALVQELAGRAQAWGATKVVGLEARGFILAAPAAYAAGAGFVPVRKAGKLPGPVYGESYALEYGEAVLEVQQEAFTPGDRVLIVDDVLATGGTVGAALNLVRKCRGVEVAGVVVLMELGFLGGRSRISDDLRGAPLETLLEV
- the secF gene encoding protein translocase subunit SecF, translated to MSRLGHFGARLHRGEVSFDFVGRQKVWYGISVLIIVLAGCGLLFRGLNYGIEFKGGAVFTVKPAHTISTEQVRSDVAKVSGGDPIVQTQSNGDLRIQVGSLDSAKAHQVQDALATDLNVPVSSVATQVVGPSWGSQITHKAVEGLIIFLVLVVAYMAIAFEWRMAVAALVALLHDIVITVGVYALVGFQVTPATVTGLLTILGYSLYDTVVVFDKVKENTRKIESGNKITYSEAANLAVNQTLARSINTSLVALLPIAAMLFVGEAMLGASDLNDLALALFVGILAGTYSSIFIATPLLADLKERQPEFKALAKRVRARRASDARKAAEAAERGEGTVPEGSGVAGAPEDAVPAVAGPRRQPVHRNRASRKRH
- the secD gene encoding protein translocase subunit SecD gives rise to the protein MASPKSRPRDGKPGRALGLILVVAVALAAVMFGTGHKTPRLGIDLAGGTSVTLTATSKDPKAVNASNMAIATNIINERVNAFGVSEATVQTQGSDTIVVSIPKGENNQSAADEVGKTAKLYFRPVLAEAASGAASSGSSPSASSSAKAHPSGSPSAKASASPQGKAVSSGLEKAAATPTAGSSAKAAASSPPAAAASAPATSSVAGTVPDGLDKAFTALDCSNPKSRIDYQTSTTADAVACSQDAQSGVWYKYALGPVAVNGDQISGASATLNTSTGTGWQVNLNLKSKGSKQFSDTTAKLATQQTPQNQFAIVMDGQVVSSPYVSSAITGGQAQITGNFTQQDAQNLANVLSFGALPLDFQQSSVNTVSASLGGDQLTVGLVAGGVGLVLVMIYLLLYYRMLGVIAIGSLALTAVLNYEAMVLLGPLMGFTLSLPGIAGAIIAIGITADSFVVFFERLRDELREGRSLRPAVQHGWTRARRTILVSDFVTLLAAVVIYLVTVGDVKGFAFTLGLTTVIDVMVVFLFTKPVVTLASRRKFFTSGHPWSGVDPQRLGAKKTRSPLGRRLSGRGSAGSTSTEAKEA